In Uranotaenia lowii strain MFRU-FL chromosome 2, ASM2978415v1, whole genome shotgun sequence, one genomic interval encodes:
- the LOC129742185 gene encoding uncharacterized protein K02A2.6-like, whose product MAEGGGNEDFPGFEQVSAQDMIKQMADQNARLLLILERLSIQQMAAAPGPVVRRSAEQIIESLSSTIKEFCFDPAAGMTFDRWFNKYEDLFSADGRELDDAAKIRLLLRSLSVPVHEKFTNYLLPQHPRDFTFDQVVQKLKTVFGQQKSLFSKRYDCLRVVKSDADDYVTYAGIVNRQCEDFDLANLTIDQFKALIFVCDMQSSKEAEVRTRLLSKLESEARGELNLEVLITECQRLSNLKHDTALVERQISSSVQAVHHQKQQHHPKKPTATPNNASLPRSPCWQCGGMHFVKDCSYTRHVCKQCNREGHKEGYCSCFNRTVKSTNENKQSQQPQQQQKRTKKKKQNQANSIHSVNQVRSGRKYVTTRINGHAVKLQLDCGSDITIISEQAWKKCGSPTLLQTEHRANTASGEQLPLLGEITCTMQIGEEQQQGTCYVTSVRDLNLLGLDFINAFDFWAKPLTSICNQVNRSNSIQPINQYLTRFPEVFRDSLGHCTKTKVKLYLEPDAQPVFRPKRPVPFHAVPKVDEELDRLQRLNIITPVDYSDWAAPIVSVRKPGGKIRVCADNSTGLNAVLKPHQYPLPTPEDIFSKLSGSKVFSIIDLSDAYLQVEVDDDSKRMLTINTHRGLFQFNRLPPGVKSAPGAFQQLMSKMIAGLEGVDSFLDDFIIYSASREQHDRILEELFKRIQDYGFHLRPEKCNFYQSEIRYLGFIINADGIKPDPAKVASIVSMPQPKDVSELRSFLGAANFYGKFVREIHRIRQPLDDLLKKDKKFVWSAQCNEAFETIKKVLQSDLLLTHYNPSLELIVAGDASKKGIGAVIMHRFPDGQLKAIAHASKTLTSTEQNYSQVEKEALALVFAVTKFRRMLLGRQFTLQTDHQPLLKVFGLKKGIPLHTANRLQRWALSLLGFDFNVEYISTDKFGYADVLSRLISNHQKPEEEYVVASISLEEDVNESLEDCFTSLPVNFKMVSAATRKDATLQQVVQFIDNGWPRKIENPKLKAFHSRRESLSVVNGCIMMEDRVVVPEFYSQRILRQLHRGHQGMERMKAIARSVVYWPNIDNDIQDLVRRCDICASAAKSPPHFQPQPWPRADGPWKRIHLDYAGPLDGMYYLVIVDSYSKWPEIFQTRSTTAAVTIRFLLETFARFGIPETLITDNGTQFCSSEFKKMCEQLGIIHIRTAPYHPQSNGQAERFVDTLKRSLRKIQQSSGQQAAPPNGTEPVPVDHHHGDSSDNDEFFEAGSTVSSPVQPGTIKTPRPVRNSRLPKRLEDYVVAAYDKISRDDLRKIIDENGKLTRLIKVTVHTGKTSTHANKASKEMSTRYGFWWNVILDIVSGSGSRIRFTYF is encoded by the exons ATGGCAGAAGGCGGTGGAAACGAAGATTTCCCGGGCTTCGAACAGGTTTCCGCACAGGATATGATAAAGCAAATGGCGGATCAAAACGCGCGTCTGTTGCTGATTCTCGAACGCCTTTCCATCCAGCAAATGGCGGCAGCGCCGGGCCCAGTTGTGAGGCGGAGTGCGGAGCAGATCATCGAATCATTGTCATCGACAATCAAGGAATTTTGTTTCGACCCAGCCGCTGGAATGACATTTGACCGGTGGTTTAACAAATACGAGGATCTCTTCAGTGCGGACGGTAGGGAGCTGGACGACGCAGCGAAAATTCGACTACTCTTGCGCAGTTTGAGTGTACCagttcatgaaaaatttaccaactACCTCCTACCGCAACACCCACGGGACTTTACCTTCGACCAGGTAGTCCAGAAGCTGAAGACGGTATTCGGTCAACAAAAATCACTCTTCAGTAAACGATACGATTGTCTCCGGGTGGTGAAAAGTGATGCCGACGACTATGTCACCTACGCCGGAATCGTAAACCGTCAGTGCGAAGACTTTGATTTGGCAAATCTCACCATTGACCAATTCAAAGCACTGATTTTCGTCTGTGACATGCAATCCTCGAAGGAAGCGGAGGTCAGAACGCGTCTGCTGTCAAAACTGGAGTCTGAAGCAAGAGGAGAACTCAATCTGGAAGTGCTCATCACGGAATGCCAGCGGCTGTCCAATCTCAAGCACGACACGGCGCTGGTGGAACGGCAGATAAGCTCCAGTGTACAAGCGGTGCAtcatcagaagcagcagcaccaccCCAAGAAACCGACAGCCACCCCAAACAACGCAAGTCTTCCTCGTTCACCCTGCTGGCAGTGCGGGGGTATGCATTTCGTCAAAGATTGCTCCTACACTCGCCACGTCTGTAAACAGTGCAACAGAGAGGGGCACAAAGAAGGATACTGCAGCTGTTTCAACCGAACTGTCAAATCGACCAACGAAAACAAACAGTCGCAACAGCCGCAGCAGCAACAGAAGCGAACCAAGAAGAAGAAGCAAAACCAAGCAAACAGCATCCATTCAGTAAATCAAGTGCGCAGTGGACGGAAGTACGTGACAACCCGAATCAATGGACACGCGGTGAAACTTCAGCTCGACTGTGGCTCGGATATCACCATCATTTCCGAGCAGGCTTGGAAGAAATGTGGATCACCAACATTGCTGCAAACCGAACACAGAGCAAACACAGCGTCCGGTGAACAGTTGCCTCTTCTGGGAGAAATCACCTGTACAATGCAGATCGGCGAAGAACAACAGCAAGGAACCTGCTACGTCACGTCAGTGCGGGATCTCAACTTGCTTGGTCTGGACTTTATCAACGCATTTGATTTCTGGGCGAAGCCGTTAACCAGCATCTGCAATCAGGTAAATCGTTCCAATTCTATCCAACCTATCAACCAGTACCTCACCCGTTTTCCTGAAGTTTTTAGGGATTCACTTGGTCACTGTACGAAAACTAAGGTGAAACTCTACCTGGAACCCGATGCCCAACCGGTGTTTAGGCCAAAACGACCGGTACCGTTCCACGCAGTTCCCAAAGTCGACGAGGAGCTCGATCGGCTTCAGCGGCTCAACATCATCACGCCGGTGGACTATTCTGACTGGGCAGCCCCAATCGTCTCGGTCAGGAAGCCGGGAGGAAAAATTCGAGTCTGTGCCGACAACTCGACCGGCCTGAACGCAGTGCTCAAACCACACCA gtacCCGCTCCCGACACCAGAGGACATCTTTTCGAAACTGTCGGGGAGCAAGGTGTTCAGCATCATCGACTTGTCTGACGCCTATCTTCAGGTCGAGGTCGACGACGATTCGAAGCGGATGCTGACAATAAACACACACCGAGGGCTGTTCCAGTTTAACCGTTTGCCCCCGGGAGTGAAATCCGCGCCAGGAGCCTTCCAACAGCTCATGAGCAAAATGATCGCTGGTCTGGAAGGGGTGGACAGTTTTCTCGATGATTTCATCATCTACAGCGCCAGTCGAGAACAGCACGATCGCATTCTGGAGGAGCTTTTCAAACGCATCCAAGACTACGGTTTCCACCTGCGGCCGGAAAAGTGCAACTTCTACCAATCTGAGATCCGATACTTGGGCTTCATCATCAACGCTGACGGAATCAAGCCTGATCCAGCGAAGGTGGCGTCAATCGTCAGTATGCCACAACCGAAGGACGTCAGTGAGCTCAGGTCGTTTCTTGGAGCAGCAAATTTCTACGGAAAGTTCGTTCGGGAAATTCATCGCATCCGTCAACCCCTCGATGATCTCCTGAAAAAGGACAAGAAGTTTGTGTGGAGTGCACAGTGCAACGAAGCTTTCGAAACCATCAAGAAAGTTTTACAGTCAGACCTGTTACTCACCCATTACAATCCATCACTAGAGCTTATTGTGGCGGGTGACGCTTCGAAAAAAGGAATAGGCGCAGTAATCATGCATCGCTTTCCCGATGGCCAGCTCAAAGCGATTGCGCATGCTTCGAAAACATTGACTAGCACGGAACAAAACTACAGCCAGGTCGAAAAAGAAGCCCTTGCCCTGGTTTTCGCAGTAACGAAGTTCCGTCGCATGCTACTCGGACGACAGTTTACGCTGCAGACGGACCACCAACCGTTGCTGAAAGTATTCGGATTGAAAAAAGGCATTCCACTACACACCGCCAATCGACTCCAGCGGTGGGCTCTATCGCTGCTGGGATTCGATTTCAACGTGGAATACATCTCTACAGACAAGTTCGGCTACGCAGATGTGCTATCGAGGCTGATCAGCAATCATCAGAAGCCGGAGGAAGAGTATGTCGTCGCGTCGATCAGTCTGGAAGAGGATGTCAACGAGAGTCTTGAAGATTGCTTCACATCCCTGCCAGTAAACTTCAAGATGGTCAGTGCCGCAACAAGAAAGGATGCAACCCTTCAGCAGGTTGTCCAGTTCATCGACAACGGTTGGCCTCGTAAGATTGAAAATCCAAAACTCAAAGCTTTCCACTCTCGCCGTGAGTCTCTATCAGTGGTCAACGGATGCATCATGATGGAGGACCGTGTAGTTGTACCGGAATTCTACAGTCAGCGGATACTGAGACAGCTTCACCGGGGTCACCAAGGCATGGAGAGAATGAAGGCTATTGCGCGCAGTGTGGTATATTGGCCGAACATCGACAACGACATTCAGGATCTTGTTCGTCGATGCGACATCTGTGCCAGTGCAGCCAAGTCGCCACCACACTTCCAACCTCAACCGTGGCCGCGAGCAGATGGACCTTGGAAGAGGATTCACTTGGATTATGCAGGTCCGCTTGACGGTATGTACTACTTAGTCATCGTCGACTCGTATTCGAAGTGGCCTGAGATATTCCAAACACGATCGACAACAGCAGCTGTTACTATCAGATTCCTTCTGGAAACCTTCGCCAGATTCGGTATTCCGGAAACATTAATTACCGACAATGGAACGCAGTTCTGTAGCAGCGAGTTCAAGAAGATGTGTGAGCAGCTAGGTATCATCCACATTCGTACCGCTCCATATCACCCTCAGTCGAATGGACAAGCAGAACGGTTCGTAGACACGCTGAAACGATCGCTCCGAAAAATC CAACAGTCTTCGGGACAGCAAGCCGCTCCACCGAATGGAACCGAACCAGTTCCTGTAGACCATCACCACGGGGACAGTTCTGACAACGACGAGTTCTTCGAGGCTGGCTCAACGGTATCCAGTCCAGTCCAGCCAGGTACAATCAAGACCCCGAGACCAGTCAGGAACAGTCGTCTTCCGAAGCGCTTGGAGGATTACGTCGTGG ccgcatacgacaagATCAGCCGTGACGATCTACGGAAAATCATAGACGAGaacgggaagctgaccagactgatcaaggtgaCGGTGCACACTggg AAAACATCGACCCATGCAAACAAAGCTTCCAAAGAAATGTCCACACGGTACGGATTCTGGTGGAATGTCATCCTGGACATCGTATCCGGATCCGGATCCCGGATACGCTTCACTTACTTTTAA